Sequence from the Catenuloplanes indicus genome:
GCGCCGAAGTACATCAAGTCGGTCGAGACCAACTGTGGTTCGCACACGCACACGCTGGTGCCGTCCAAGAAGGACGTCTACGTGTACGTGTCGTCGTACTCGCCGTCCTCGACGTACCCGGACTGCCTGCCGCCGCACGACGCCGTCTCGATCATCAAGGTGCCGCTCAGCAAGCCGACGGACGCCGCGGTGATCGCCGCGCCGAACCTGTTCCCGGACGGCGGTAACCCGGGCGGCAACGGCAGCTCCTCGACGACCGGCTGCCACGACATCACGGCGTACCCGGCGAAGAAGATCGCGGCGGGCGCCTGCATGGGCGACGGCATCCTGCTGGACATCTCCAACCCGGAGGCGCCGGTGGTCACCGAGCGCGTCCGGGACCTGACGAACTTCGCGTTCTGGCACTCCGCGTCGTTCAACAACGCCGGCACCAAGGTGGTCTTCACCGACGAGCTGGGCGGCGGCGGCCTCGCCACCTGCAACCCGGAGATCGGGCCGAACCGGGGCGCGGACGCGGTCTACGACCTGGCCGGCGGGAAGCTCGAGTTCAAGAGCTACTTCAAGATCCCGCGAGAGAACGCGTTCAACGAGAACTGCGTGGCGCACAACGGATCGATCATCCCCGCGTTCGGCCGGGACATCCTGGTCCAGGCCTGGTACCAGGGCGGCGTCTCGGTCTGGGACTTCACCGACTCGGCGAACCCGGTGGAGCTCGGCTACTGGGAGCGCGGTCCGCTCAGCGCGACCGGCACGGCCACCGGCGGATCGTGGTCGGCGTACTACTACAACGGCCTGATCTACTCGAACGACATCGCGAAGGGCTTCGACGTGCTGAAGCTCGACGACCCGCGGACGAACAGCGCCGCGGCCGTCCGGTTCAGCGAGCTGAACGTGCAGACGCAGCCGCAGTACCCGGCCTGTGACACGGTGCTGCGCGACGCGTCCCGCGGCATCTCCGCCAAGCGCGGCGTCACCTGCGTCGACGGCGGCACCATCCGCGGCAAGGTGGAGGTGTCCCGCGGCGCGACGCTGCTGGCCTACGGTGCGACCGTGGCCGGCGACGTCCGGGTCACCGGCGGCGGCACGTTCTCGCTGCTGGACAGCAGCATCGCGGGCGACGTCTGGGCGGACGAGCTGGCCCAGGTGTACGTGGCGGGCAACCGCATCACCGGTGACCTGGACGTGCACGACACCGCGGGCGCGGTCGTCATCTCCGGCAACACGATCGGCGGCAGCCTGGAGTGTGAGTACAACAAGGTGGCCCCGGTCAACGACGGTGTGCGGAACACCGTGGACCACCGCGAGCCCGGCGCCTGCGCCGAGCTGTAACCCGGTCCCGCGTCGCGGGCCCGCTCCCATCCGGGGGCGGGCCCGTGCCGTCTCTCAGGCGGTCGGCGCGGTCCGCTTCCGGGCGGCGGCGATGCGGGCGATGGCGACCGTGCCGATCGCGACCCAGACGACGTTCAGCGCGGCGGACGGCCAGGCGCCGAACCAGGCCGAGTTGACGGCGAGCGCGAGGCCACCGGCCAGGTTCAGCACCTGGAACCGCCAGCCGTCGCCGGTCAGACGTTTCGTGGAGACCAGCGCGTAGGCCAGCAGCAGCACGCCGGCACCGGCCCAGCCCAGGATCGCGATCAGCGAGATGTCCATGCCGTCGATCCTGGCGGATGACTCAGCCGATGACGATGGCGCTCATCCGGTCGATCTCGACGCCCTGCTCGTGGGCGACGGAGGTGGCGGTCTGCAGGATCCAGGTGTTGGTGCCGGCGCGGAGGGCCTCGTTGGCCATCGCGATCGCGCCGGCGTGGTGGTCGGTCATCATCTCCACGAAGCGGCGGTCGAACTCGTCGCCCTTCAGCGCGGCCAGCTCGGCCATCCGCTCCGCGCTCTGCATGCCGGGCATCGTGCTGTGGTCGTGGCCGGGCAGGTCCTCGCCGAGGTTGTGCTGGCGCAGCCAGCCGCGGAACGAGCCGATCTCCAGTGTCTGGGTGTCCGAGATGCGCTCGGCCAGCGCGACCAGCTGCGGGTTGGCGGCCCGGCCGGGGGCCAGCGCGGAGATCTCCAGGGCCTGCTGGTGGTGCGGGATCATCTTGCGCAGGAAGTCGGCGTCGGCCTGGTTCCACGGGTCGGTGGCGCCGGGTGCCTCGGAGCCGGGCGGCGGCGGGGTGGGCAGGACGACCCGCGCGGACTCACCGGGACGGCCGGGCAGGAGCGCCGAGCGCTGCGGCGCGGGTGCGGCGGCGCTGGCCGCGGGTGCGGCGCCGGGGCCGTCACCGTCCGGCGTGGACGCGAGCGCGATGCCGGTGGCGGCGACCGCCAGCACCACGAACGCTCCGGCACCGATGAGGACCCGCCGGTCCGTCAGTCGCATGAGGACTCCCCGGGGATGGTCGTTGCATCCACCCGATCCTATCCGTCGCCACGCCCTGACCGATAGTGATCGATCTTGAGTCAAAGAAAGATCGAGACGGCGCGGGGCGCGGGATCGCGCGGGCCCGGGGTGGGGTGGCGCACGTACCGCCGAAGGGTCGTGAATTTGATTTTGAGTTACCGGTTCGTAAAACTTTTTCACGGTGGGTGATCGGTGGATCCGTGCGACATGTGGCGAATTCACCCACGAAGCCCCTGATCGGCGGTGCAATGTTGATCAGGAGAGTTACGTGCGGGTAACGGTGCTCCAACAGGTAGCGCACGGTTGGCCAACCCGTGACCTGGGGCAGCGTACGCTCTCCGTCTCGTGGGATTCACCGCCCGTCGTGCGGTGTGCAGTGATTGGAAGGAGACCCTCTTGCGCGCTGCGCGTGGGATTCAGATTCTTGCGGTGCTGGCGGCCTCCGGGCTCGCCCTCTCCGCGTGTGGCGAGGCTCCGGAGGAGAACGCCGCCGGCGGCGGCGACGCCCCCGCCTACAGCACCTGCATGGTCACCGACACCGGTGGCATCGACGACAAGTCGTTCAACGCGTCCGCCTGGGCCGGCCTGGAGGCCGCCAAGGCCGAGGCCAGCAACATCAGCACGAAGTTCACCGCGTCCAACGCGATCGCGGACTACGAGCCGAACCTGACCGACTTCGCGGCGCAGAAGTGCAACCTGATCCTCGCGGTCGGCGGTCTGATGACCGACGCCACGAAGAAGATCGCGGCGGCGAACCCGGGCTCGCAGTTCGCGATCGTCGACGCGGCGATCCCGGACCAGACGAACGTCTACCCGCTGCAGTTCGACACCGCGCAGGCGTCGTACCTGGCCGGTTACCTGGCCGCGGGCTACTCGAAGTCCGGCACGGTGGCCACCTACGGCGGCATGAACATCCCGCCGGTGACCATCTTCATGGACGGCTTCGTCGACGGCGTCGCGAAGTACAACGAGGTCAAGGGCAAGTCCGTCAAGGTGCTCGGCTGGGACAAGGCCACCCAGAAGGGCACGTTCGCGGAGGACTTCACCAGCCAGGCCAAGGGCAAGGCGATCTCCGACACGTTCGTCGGCCAGGGCGCGGACGTGATCCTGCCGGTCGCCGGCGGCACCGGCCTGGGTACCGCGGCCGCGGCCGCGGAGTCCGGCGGCAAGTACAGCGTGATCTGGGTCGACTCGGACGGCTGCGAGGTCGCGGCGCAGTACTGCTCCGCGTTCCTGAGCACGGTCGTGAAGAGCGTCTCCGGCGGCGTCAAGGACGCGGCGCTGAAGGGCTCGAAGGGCGAGAAGCTGGACGCGGCCGTCGGCTACAAGGGCACGCTGGAGAACGGCGGCGTCGCGCTCGGTGCCTACCACGAGTTCGACAGCAAGGTCCCGGCCGAGCTGAAGACCGAGATCGAGCAGCTCAAGGCGGACATCATCGCCGGCACGATCAAGGTTGAGTCGGCCGCCGCGCCGAAGTGATGATCTGATAGCCGTAACACCCGGCCGCCGCGCGGATCTCCGCGCGGCGGCCGGACCGGATGTGCTGCCGGGCACCCGCGCGCCGGGTGTCCCGCAGCATCGCCGGCCCGAACACCGCCTCGCCCCCAAGCGGCCACCAGCCGCCGAGGCACCGGACTCAGGAGGTCCGCCCTGAAGCTTGAACTGCGTGGCATCACCAAGCGGTTCGGTGACCTGGTCGCCAACGACCACATCGACCTGACGGTGGAGCCGGGAGAGATCCACGCCCTGCTGGGCGAGAACGGCGCGGGCAAGTCGACGCTGATGAACGTGCTCTACGGGCTGCTGCAGCCGGACGAGGGCGAGATCGTGGTCGACGGCGAACCCGTGCAGATCAAGGGTCCGCGGGACGCGATCGCGGCCGGCATCGGCATGGTGCACCAGCACTTCATGCTGGTCCCGGTCTTCGACGTGGCGGAGAACGTGATGCTCGGCGCCGAGCACGTCAAGGGCGGCACGTTGGGCTGGCTGGACCGACGCCGGGCGCGCAAGGAGATCAGCGAGGTCTCCGAGCGGTACGGCCTGCGCGTCGACCCGGACGCGCTGGTCGAGGACCTGCCGGTCGGCGTGCAGCAGCGCGTCGAGATCATCAAGGCGCTCACCCGCAACGTCGACCTGCTGATCCTGGACGAGCCGACCGCCGTGCTCACGCCGCAGGAGACCGAGGAGCTCCTGGCGGTGATGCGCACGCTCAAGGCGTCCGGCAAGTCGATCGTCTTCATCACCCACAAGCTCCAGGAGGTGAAGGCGATCGCGGACCGGATCACCGTGATCCGGCGCGGCAGGACCGTCGGCACCGCGTCCCCGTCCGCGAGCAAGGACGAGCTGGCCGCGCTCATGGTCGGCCGCGACGTGGTGCTGGAGGTGCAGAAGGCACCGGCCACGCCGGGCGAGCCGGTGCTGGAGGTCGCCGGGCTGACGGTCCGCGACGACCGCGGCACCGTGCAGGTGGCGGGCGTGGACCTGACCGTGCGCGCCGGTGAGGTGCTGGGCATCGCGGGCGTGCAGGGCAACGGCCAGACCGAGCTGATCGAGGCGCTGATGGGCCTGCGCGAGATCGAGGCCGGCACGGTCACGCTGGCGGGTGCGCCGATGACCGGCCGCTCCACCCGGCAGGTGCTGCGGGCCGGCGTCGGCTACGTGCCCGAGGACCGCAGCGTGGACGGCGTGGTCAAGGAGTTCTCCGTCGCCGAGAACCTGGTGCTGGACGTCTACGACCAGGCGCCGTACGCGCGCGGCATGGTGCTGAACCCGGAGCGGATCGCGGCGAACGCGGCCGAGCGGATCGAGAAGTTCGACGTGCGCACGCCGTCCGCGGACGCACCGGTCGGCACGCTCTCCGGCGGTAACCAGCAGAAGGTGATCGTGGCGCGGGAGATGTCCCGGCCGCTGAAGCTGTTCATCGCCTGCCAGCCCACCCGCGGCGTGGACGTCGGCTCGATCGAGTTCATCCACGCCCAGATCGTCCACGAGCGGGACATCGGCACCGGCGTGCTGCTGGTCTCCAGCGAGCTGGACGAGGTGATCGGGCTCGCGGACCGGATCGCGGTCATGTACCGGGGCCGGATCCTCGCGATCGTCGGCCCGGACACCCCGGTGGAGAAGATCGGCCTGCTGATGGCCGGCGTTACAGAGGACGCGGCATGAAGGTGGAAGAGTCCCGGCGTGAGCTCACCGCCGGGCGGATCGTGACGGCCATCTGGTCGGCGAACACGGTCACCGTGACGGTGCTGGCGATCATCGCGGCGCTGCTGATCGGCGCCGTGCTGATCATCCTGTCCGACCCGGACGTGCTGGCCACCTACGGCTACTTCACGGCCCGGCCGTCGGACGCGCTGACCGCGAGCTGGGAGCTGGTCAGCGAGGCGTACGCGAACCTCTTCAAGGGTGCGATCTTCGACCCGGACGCGACCTCGGCCACCACCGCGCTGCGGCCGATCTCGGAGACCCTGACCTACGCCGCCCCGATCGTGTTCACCGGCCTCGCGGTCACGCTCGCGTTCCGCGGCGGCCTGTTCAACATCGGCGCCCAGGGCCAGGCGGTCATGGGCTGCATCGTGGCCGCGCTGGCCGGCTTCCTGATCCCGCTGCCGGTCGGTGTGCACCTGGTGGTGGCGCTGGTGGCGGGCGCGGCCGGCGGCGCGTTCTGGGGCTTCCTGCCCGGCATCCTGAAGGCCCGGTTCGGCGCGCACGAGGTGATCACCTCGATCATGCTGAACTACATCGCCGGCCTGTTCCTGGGCTGGATCATCATGCAGCCCGGCGTGCACGACCCGGACCGGACGGACGCGATCAGCCGGCCGGTCGACTCCTCCGCGCATCTGCCCGGCCTGCTCGGCGGCGACCAGCGGGTGCACCTCGGCATCGTGCTGGCCGCGCTCGCCACCTGGGGCGTGTCCTGGCTGCTCAACCGCTCCACGTTCGGCTTCGAGCTGCGCGCGGTCGGTGCGAACCCGGACGCGGCGAAGACCGCCGGGATCAGCGTCACCGCGACGTACACGATGCTGATGGTGGTCTCGGGCGGTCTGGCCGGCCTCGGCGGCGCCACCCAGGTGCTCGGCACCGGGTACGCGCTGAACCCGCTGGTCGCCGGCAACATCGGCTTCGACGGCCTGCTGGTCGCGCTGCTCGGCCGCGGCAAGCCGTGGGGCGTGCTGTGGGCCGCGATCCTGTTCGGCGCGCTGCGCGCGGGCGGCAACCGCATGCAGTCGTACGCCAGCGTCTCGCTCGAGCTGGTCACCGTGCTGCAGGCGCTCATCGTCATCTTCATCGCGGCGCCCGCCCTGGTGAAGGCCATCTTCCGGCTCCGGGCCGCGCGTGCGGCCCGGCTGTCCGCCAGCATCGCGAAGGGTTGGTGACCATGTCCACGACCCTTCTCACGGTGGACGACCTGGCACCCGCTAAGTTCTGGACGCGGGAGCGGAAGAGCGGGGCCGTGCTGGTCTTCCTCGGCCTGCTCGCCGCGGTCGGGTTCGCGCTGCTGGCCGAGTCCGCACCGGCCCGGTTCACGCTCGGTGAGGACGCCACCGGCGCCGCGCTCAGCATCAACGGCAAGGTCGGTGCGGCCGTGTTCGGCGCGCTCACCGTGGCCGCGGGCGCGGGCCTGCTGGCCGGCGTGGCCCGCCGCTGGTTCAACGTGCTGCTGGTCGCCGGCGTGCTCGGCTTCGTGCTGTCGTTCCTCTGCTGGCAGGTGGCCGGCAACTTCCTGCCGCTGGTCGGCACCGCGAGCAGCTCGCTCGGCCTGGCCGTGCCGCTGATCCTGGGCGCGCTCTGCGGCGTGCTCTGCGAGCGCACCGGCGTGGTCAACATCGGCATCGAGGGCCAGCTGTTGATG
This genomic interval carries:
- a CDS encoding ABC transporter permease codes for the protein MKVEESRRELTAGRIVTAIWSANTVTVTVLAIIAALLIGAVLIILSDPDVLATYGYFTARPSDALTASWELVSEAYANLFKGAIFDPDATSATTALRPISETLTYAAPIVFTGLAVTLAFRGGLFNIGAQGQAVMGCIVAALAGFLIPLPVGVHLVVALVAGAAGGAFWGFLPGILKARFGAHEVITSIMLNYIAGLFLGWIIMQPGVHDPDRTDAISRPVDSSAHLPGLLGGDQRVHLGIVLAALATWGVSWLLNRSTFGFELRAVGANPDAAKTAGISVTATYTMLMVVSGGLAGLGGATQVLGTGYALNPLVAGNIGFDGLLVALLGRGKPWGVLWAAILFGALRAGGNRMQSYASVSLELVTVLQALIVIFIAAPALVKAIFRLRAARAARLSASIAKGW
- a CDS encoding DUF305 domain-containing protein, translated to MRLTDRRVLIGAGAFVVLAVAATGIALASTPDGDGPGAAPAASAAAPAPQRSALLPGRPGESARVVLPTPPPPGSEAPGATDPWNQADADFLRKMIPHHQQALEISALAPGRAANPQLVALAERISDTQTLEIGSFRGWLRQHNLGEDLPGHDHSTMPGMQSAERMAELAALKGDEFDRRFVEMMTDHHAGAIAMANEALRAGTNTWILQTATSVAHEQGVEIDRMSAIVIG
- a CDS encoding CBU_0592 family membrane protein, with translation MDISLIAILGWAGAGVLLLAYALVSTKRLTGDGWRFQVLNLAGGLALAVNSAWFGAWPSAALNVVWVAIGTVAIARIAAARKRTAPTA
- a CDS encoding ABC transporter ATP-binding protein codes for the protein MDLTVEPGEIHALLGENGAGKSTLMNVLYGLLQPDEGEIVVDGEPVQIKGPRDAIAAGIGMVHQHFMLVPVFDVAENVMLGAEHVKGGTLGWLDRRRARKEISEVSERYGLRVDPDALVEDLPVGVQQRVEIIKALTRNVDLLILDEPTAVLTPQETEELLAVMRTLKASGKSIVFITHKLQEVKAIADRITVIRRGRTVGTASPSASKDELAALMVGRDVVLEVQKAPATPGEPVLEVAGLTVRDDRGTVQVAGVDLTVRAGEVLGIAGVQGNGQTELIEALMGLREIEAGTVTLAGAPMTGRSTRQVLRAGVGYVPEDRSVDGVVKEFSVAENLVLDVYDQAPYARGMVLNPERIAANAAERIEKFDVRTPSADAPVGTLSGGNQQKVIVAREMSRPLKLFIACQPTRGVDVGSIEFIHAQIVHERDIGTGVLLVSSELDEVIGLADRIAVMYRGRILAIVGPDTPVEKIGLLMAGVTEDAA
- a CDS encoding BMP family lipoprotein, giving the protein MQILAVLAASGLALSACGEAPEENAAGGGDAPAYSTCMVTDTGGIDDKSFNASAWAGLEAAKAEASNISTKFTASNAIADYEPNLTDFAAQKCNLILAVGGLMTDATKKIAAANPGSQFAIVDAAIPDQTNVYPLQFDTAQASYLAGYLAAGYSKSGTVATYGGMNIPPVTIFMDGFVDGVAKYNEVKGKSVKVLGWDKATQKGTFAEDFTSQAKGKAISDTFVGQGADVILPVAGGTGLGTAAAAAESGGKYSVIWVDSDGCEVAAQYCSAFLSTVVKSVSGGVKDAALKGSKGEKLDAAVGYKGTLENGGVALGAYHEFDSKVPAELKTEIEQLKADIIAGTIKVESAAAPK